One part of the Paraglaciecola sp. L3A3 genome encodes these proteins:
- the queC gene encoding 7-cyano-7-deazaguanine synthase QueC: MSQKVVVIFSGGMDSFTVLNLAHKQGHEIYALSFDYGQRHKKELDYASRACKELAIHHKIVDISAINQLIGGSSLTSDIEVAEGHYAEDSMKTTVVPNRNMILLSMAVGYAVSIEANKVYYGAHSGDHAIYPDCRPEFVHKMNDVCAIANYEAVEIVTPYLEVSKIAILKAGIEMGLDYGKTWTCYNGREQACGKCGACQERLEAFTENQITDPLEYEG; the protein is encoded by the coding sequence ATGTCTCAAAAGGTAGTGGTTATTTTTTCAGGTGGCATGGACTCATTCACAGTGCTCAATCTTGCCCATAAACAAGGACATGAAATCTATGCCTTGTCTTTTGATTACGGGCAACGACATAAAAAAGAATTAGATTATGCCAGCCGTGCCTGTAAAGAGTTAGCTATTCATCACAAAATTGTCGATATTTCTGCAATAAACCAATTAATAGGTGGTTCATCCCTAACATCTGATATTGAAGTCGCAGAAGGTCACTATGCAGAAGACAGTATGAAAACCACAGTAGTGCCTAACCGCAATATGATCCTACTTTCTATGGCTGTGGGTTATGCAGTGTCAATTGAGGCGAATAAAGTGTATTACGGCGCCCATTCAGGCGACCATGCTATCTACCCTGATTGTCGTCCTGAGTTTGTCCATAAAATGAATGATGTATGTGCCATAGCCAATTACGAAGCGGTAGAAATAGTCACCCCTTACTTAGAAGTGAGTAAAATAGCAATCTTAAAAGCAGGAATAGAAATGGGTTTAGATTATGGAAAAACATGGACCTGTTACAACGGCCGAGAACAAGCCTGCGGTAAATGTGGAGCTTGCCAAGAACGCTTAGAAGCTTTTACCGAAAACCAAATAACAGATCCTTTAGAATACGAAGGTTAA
- a CDS encoding capsule biosynthesis GfcC family protein, which translates to MKKIPSLFYLLLLFLFTGKSSANTEILLNQQYLKFDKAPLLAEVLANIENKQNIYWPAATFYSISDKNIEITRNIILKRLSAITKNKQTDEIINSLKRTLLNWHIAERLPIKINYDLARTVNAHNPVITAGQYILSAYSRSSRVIIFGALKDKTELIIPHKNHTLAADYITDDMLSSLADTEQMVLIQADGRIIEVDTLDWNKTPIEAMPGSQIYIPFKVSFGDNKMKLLNQQIITLAVNRVMP; encoded by the coding sequence ATGAAAAAAATCCCATCACTTTTTTACCTTTTACTTTTATTCCTATTTACGGGTAAAAGTTCAGCAAATACAGAAATTCTGTTAAACCAACAATACCTAAAGTTCGATAAAGCCCCTTTGTTGGCTGAAGTACTCGCTAATATTGAGAATAAACAAAACATTTATTGGCCTGCGGCAACATTTTATTCAATTTCAGATAAAAATATTGAAATAACTAGAAATATAATACTCAAAAGATTGTCAGCAATAACTAAAAATAAACAAACAGACGAAATTATAAATAGTCTTAAACGAACACTATTGAATTGGCATATTGCAGAGAGGCTACCCATCAAAATTAATTATGATCTAGCTAGAACAGTCAATGCTCACAACCCAGTTATCACAGCAGGTCAATATATTTTATCGGCGTATTCCCGAAGTAGCCGTGTCATTATATTTGGCGCCTTAAAAGACAAAACTGAACTAATTATCCCCCATAAAAACCACACTCTAGCCGCAGATTATATAACAGATGATATGTTGTCTTCTTTAGCAGACACTGAACAGATGGTGTTAATTCAGGCAGATGGGAGAATCATAGAAGTTGATACTTTAGATTGGAATAAAACCCCCATAGAAGCTATGCCTGGTAGCCAGATTTATATCCCATTTAAAGTATCTTTTGGGGATAATAAAATGAAGTTACTAAATCAACAAATAATAACCCTAGCAGTTAACAGAGTAATGCCATGA
- the queE gene encoding 7-carboxy-7-deazaguanine synthase QueE, which translates to MSSYKINEVFESLQGEGSYTGLPSIFVRLQGCPVGCPWCDTQHTWTVDPEFKRSSTVVMAENSESNTWFEQTIEQLLSLFSVQGYMAKHVVITGGEPCLYDLTAITSRLLDEGYSVQIETSGTYEILAHADTWVTVSPKVNMPGGRKVLKSAMLRANEIKHPIAMEKHIDELDQVLSLLDDKPMPNVYLQPISQQKRATELAIKTCIARNWRLSLQTHKFIGIE; encoded by the coding sequence TTGAGTTCTTATAAAATTAATGAAGTATTTGAGTCATTACAGGGGGAGGGCAGTTACACCGGTCTGCCATCTATTTTTGTACGTTTACAAGGTTGTCCTGTTGGCTGTCCTTGGTGTGATACCCAGCATACTTGGACAGTAGATCCTGAATTCAAACGTTCTAGTACTGTAGTGATGGCTGAAAATAGTGAATCTAACACTTGGTTTGAACAAACTATCGAGCAGTTATTATCTTTGTTTTCTGTCCAAGGTTATATGGCTAAACATGTAGTGATTACCGGTGGAGAACCATGCTTATATGATTTAACTGCTATCACTAGTCGTTTACTTGATGAAGGTTATTCAGTTCAAATTGAAACTAGTGGTACCTACGAGATATTAGCCCATGCTGATACTTGGGTAACAGTTTCTCCTAAAGTGAATATGCCTGGTGGAAGAAAGGTGTTAAAAAGCGCCATGCTAAGAGCCAATGAGATAAAACATCCTATCGCCATGGAAAAACATATAGACGAGCTGGACCAAGTATTAAGTTTATTGGATGATAAGCCTATGCCTAATGTGTACCTACAACCGATAAGCCAGCAAAAAAGAGCAACTGAACTTGCAATCAAAACTTGTATAGCGCGTAATTGGCGTTTGTCATTACAAACTCATAAATTTATTGGTATAGAGTAG
- a CDS encoding YjbF family lipoprotein → MKLSTIPFIVFSLFALTSCSGTYRAYYQTLRIAFENTPDAIVSYKKVQDSEVDLASIRRGKRPKAILALAYLEDTQHKWVSADNAMFVIEKGRIVRTLGLNENLLFLSNTAEDPLKSLNNNKSWSRIADWTGDQYGYAIESTFSSGENEILTELSVSLDTVKYTEYVTYTTPSTYIQPNRSWSNTFWFERNSGTLIKSVQTLVPLSETIELVYLSRIARIHSNVTERNL, encoded by the coding sequence ATGAAGTTAAGCACAATTCCTTTTATAGTATTTTCACTATTTGCTTTAACAAGTTGTAGTGGCACTTATCGAGCTTATTATCAGACCCTGCGTATAGCTTTTGAAAATACACCAGATGCAATAGTTTCATATAAAAAAGTACAAGATTCCGAAGTTGATCTTGCTTCCATTAGACGTGGGAAGCGCCCAAAAGCAATTTTAGCCTTAGCTTATTTGGAAGATACCCAACATAAATGGGTTTCTGCAGATAACGCAATGTTCGTCATTGAAAAAGGCCGAATTGTTCGCACATTAGGGCTCAATGAAAACTTACTGTTTTTATCAAATACCGCAGAAGATCCGCTTAAAAGCTTAAACAATAATAAAAGTTGGTCCCGGATAGCCGACTGGACTGGGGATCAATATGGATATGCGATTGAATCAACTTTTTCTTCTGGTGAGAATGAAATTTTAACTGAGCTATCAGTGTCACTTGATACTGTTAAATATACTGAATATGTGACCTATACAACGCCCTCAACATATATCCAACCAAATCGTTCTTGGAGCAATACATTTTGGTTTGAGAGAAATAGTGGGACCTTAATAAAAAGTGTTCAAACATTAGTTCCGCTATCAGAAACGATTGAACTAGTTTATCTAAGTCGTATCGCACGTATTCATTCAAATGTTACCGAAAGAAATTTATGA
- a CDS encoding transporter substrate-binding domain-containing protein produces MQGKQGRRVLSILSGLLLLTVCADVLSATWKITYPRPSSDSDKSSEYPLKVLALALQQTGVKYELIPSRKFYPQGKNLNRLKDNREINVVWSMTDKQREKELLPIRIPIYKGLVGWRLFLIRDDMSERFKYIQKLEHLLKLTPIQGSDWPDTKILQSNGFDVLTNSTPAELAKMLVSAQGDFFPRSMLEIREELSNFPSNKKIIIQPTLGLYYPAAVYFFVNSKSTPLAHLINTGLERAIKNGEFDALFVETYQDFIDKSKINNRNIYTLENTFLPINTPINRSELWFNTGY; encoded by the coding sequence ATGCAGGGTAAACAAGGGCGTAGAGTCTTGTCGATATTAAGCGGGCTGTTATTATTGACAGTTTGTGCAGATGTTTTGTCGGCAACTTGGAAGATTACTTATCCTAGGCCTAGTTCAGACAGTGATAAAAGTTCTGAGTATCCGCTAAAAGTATTGGCTTTGGCTTTACAACAAACGGGGGTCAAATACGAGCTTATTCCTTCCAGAAAGTTTTATCCTCAAGGAAAAAATCTAAATCGATTAAAAGATAATAGAGAAATTAATGTTGTATGGAGTATGACAGATAAACAGCGAGAGAAGGAACTTTTACCTATTCGAATACCTATATACAAGGGACTGGTGGGTTGGCGTTTGTTTTTAATCCGTGATGATATGTCTGAGCGTTTTAAGTATATCCAAAAGTTAGAGCATCTACTTAAACTCACTCCAATTCAAGGAAGTGACTGGCCAGATACCAAAATTTTGCAATCTAATGGTTTTGATGTATTGACTAATTCAACGCCAGCAGAGTTAGCTAAAATGTTAGTAAGCGCGCAAGGAGATTTTTTTCCGCGTTCTATGCTGGAGATTAGAGAAGAGTTAAGTAACTTTCCTTCTAATAAAAAAATTATAATACAGCCTACTTTAGGGCTGTATTATCCTGCTGCTGTATATTTTTTCGTGAACTCGAAGAGCACTCCCTTAGCCCATTTGATTAATACGGGCTTGGAACGAGCAATAAAAAATGGTGAATTTGACGCTCTTTTTGTTGAAACTTATCAGGATTTTATTGATAAAAGTAAAATTAACAATAGAAACATATACACATTAGAGAATACTTTCTTACCAATTAATACACCTATAAACAGAAGTGAATTATGGTTTAACACTGGTTATTAG
- a CDS encoding GGDEF domain-containing protein, producing the protein MNSKHSNLIYLSILLLITIIALLSYPLIPKREIQLLPNLAYQTFNRIDKNAPFNSEARWLTEDHSKWYCHIKAGSSIPSCSFGQFYNQDVNSWFTGIDLSQYQKLIFDVEYQGPASFFRIYFRNFDPDFSKQNDFNSAQFISTTIRKIDFNQPLEFDLKELSLAQWWLNEFDVPNKLAKLNYEHVIEFGLDFNERSPLGEHLFQINKIALSGAYIEKEHWYLGILILWMLGISFRVIYQLNKLYKHSKHGQIRLTEMTNYAEALKQESAAYKNMSVTDVLTKTLNRYGLQRQLQLLCHNLNNNQDIGLIVLDIDHFKRINDTLGHDVGDEVLSNIGGLLLNSTRTTDVISRWGGEEFVLVCPNTDGPELLALAEKIRIKISQFEFSEHKTLKITVSVGISAIKNSIDFERAFKLADDALFKAKEKGRNCCVMTPNFLDKYN; encoded by the coding sequence TTGAATTCTAAACATTCAAATTTGATTTATTTATCTATATTGTTGTTAATAACAATCATAGCGCTATTAAGTTACCCGCTTATACCCAAAAGAGAAATACAGCTATTACCTAATTTAGCCTATCAAACATTTAATAGAATAGATAAAAACGCCCCTTTTAACAGCGAAGCAAGATGGCTTACCGAAGATCACTCAAAATGGTATTGCCATATAAAAGCAGGCTCAAGTATTCCCTCTTGTAGTTTTGGCCAATTTTACAATCAAGATGTCAACAGCTGGTTTACTGGAATTGATTTGAGTCAATATCAAAAGCTAATTTTTGATGTCGAATACCAAGGACCGGCTTCTTTTTTTCGAATATATTTTCGTAATTTCGACCCTGATTTCAGCAAACAAAATGACTTTAATAGTGCTCAATTTATTAGCACAACTATCAGAAAAATCGATTTCAACCAGCCACTAGAATTTGACCTTAAAGAACTAAGTCTTGCGCAATGGTGGCTGAATGAATTTGATGTCCCCAATAAATTAGCAAAGCTAAACTATGAGCATGTAATAGAGTTTGGACTCGATTTTAACGAAAGGTCTCCCTTAGGGGAACATCTATTCCAAATCAATAAAATAGCTCTCAGTGGCGCTTATATTGAAAAAGAACATTGGTATCTTGGTATCTTAATTTTATGGATGTTAGGGATTTCCTTTCGAGTAATTTATCAATTAAATAAACTCTATAAACACTCGAAACATGGACAAATTCGGCTTACCGAAATGACAAATTACGCAGAAGCATTAAAACAAGAATCCGCAGCCTATAAAAACATGTCAGTAACCGATGTTTTGACAAAAACCTTAAATCGATATGGTTTACAGAGACAGCTGCAATTGTTATGTCACAATTTAAATAATAACCAGGATATAGGTCTCATAGTTTTAGATATCGACCATTTTAAAAGGATTAACGATACACTCGGTCATGATGTAGGAGATGAGGTATTAAGTAACATTGGAGGTTTATTACTTAATTCAACTCGGACTACCGATGTTATTTCACGCTGGGGAGGAGAAGAGTTTGTATTGGTTTGTCCAAATACAGATGGTCCTGAGTTATTAGCTTTAGCAGAAAAAATTCGGATAAAAATCAGTCAATTTGAATTTTCCGAACACAAAACCTTAAAAATAACGGTAAGTGTGGGTATTTCAGCCATAAAAAATTCTATCGATTTCGAACGGGCATTTAAATTGGCGGATGACGCTTTATTTAAAGCAAAAGAAAAAGGTAGAAATTGTTGTGTTATGACCCCAAATTTCTTAGATAAATATAACTAA